A portion of the Pseudoalteromonas luteoviolacea genome contains these proteins:
- a CDS encoding sensor domain-containing diguanylate cyclase: MPASDFDMNEIHWLMDMFNTVDVGLVVLDRDYRVCVWNGFMENHSGLLPSAVKDKDVFDLFPSIDESWFRGKAEPVFVLKNRSFTIWEQQPYIFKFKNYRPITGKAEYMYQNATFIPLTTLTGEVGHICVILYDVTDEAMNKLELEKANKTLEEMSRTDALTKLSNRGYWEECSRTEFKRLKRNHGTSCLLMFDIDFFKKINDVYGHSGGDEAIRHISDLLKKTLRETDVAGRYGGEEFAVTLVDTDADGALIFAERLRSMIENSVIYYDNKEIKLTVSLGIACYDDAFEKHEQWIEATDTALYQSKETGRNKVTVYDPSMSP; this comes from the coding sequence ATGCCTGCATCTGATTTTGATATGAATGAAATCCATTGGTTAATGGATATGTTTAACACGGTAGATGTTGGGTTAGTTGTTTTAGACAGAGACTATCGAGTATGTGTTTGGAATGGCTTTATGGAGAATCACTCCGGTCTATTACCGAGCGCGGTAAAAGATAAAGACGTATTTGATTTATTCCCCAGTATTGATGAGTCCTGGTTCCGTGGGAAAGCTGAACCAGTATTTGTGCTGAAAAACCGCTCATTTACTATTTGGGAGCAACAGCCTTATATATTCAAATTTAAAAATTATCGGCCGATAACAGGTAAGGCCGAGTACATGTACCAAAATGCGACATTTATTCCGCTTACAACCTTAACTGGGGAGGTGGGGCATATTTGCGTGATTCTTTATGATGTCACTGATGAGGCCATGAATAAGCTTGAGCTTGAGAAGGCTAATAAAACATTAGAAGAGATGAGTCGTACAGATGCTTTAACTAAGTTATCCAATAGGGGATATTGGGAAGAATGTTCAAGAACTGAATTTAAACGTTTAAAGCGCAACCATGGCACAAGTTGCTTACTCATGTTTGATATCGACTTTTTTAAAAAAATTAACGATGTATATGGACATAGCGGTGGCGATGAAGCGATACGACATATCTCAGATCTGTTGAAAAAAACTTTGCGTGAGACTGATGTTGCAGGCAGGTATGGTGGCGAAGAATTTGCCGTGACGCTTGTTGATACCGATGCGGATGGTGCGTTAATTTTTGCAGAGCGACTACGTAGCATGATAGAGAACTCTGTCATCTATTATGATAATAAAGAAATTAAACTTACAGTGAGCTTGGGCATTGCTTGTTATGATGATGCTTTTGAAAAGCATGAGCAGTGGATTGAAGCGACAGACACAGCATTGTATCAATCCAAAGAGACTGGTCGAAATAAAGTTACTGTGTATGATCCTAGCATGTCACCATAG